Proteins co-encoded in one Fusarium musae strain F31 chromosome 3, whole genome shotgun sequence genomic window:
- a CDS encoding hypothetical protein (EggNog:ENOG41): MSSDGVGGRFWRKQKLGSRDFTLQERRATGEGEADVEAEEGSIRQGVSTEYRTYKRRWFGLAQLTLMNIIVSWDWMTFAPVASQAAEYYDVRESTINWISTAFFLAFVAVFPISIAILHRGPKLAFMTAAVLILIGNWIRYAGSTKSSGGSIAYAMAGEIIIGFAQPFILAAPTRYSDLWFTNRGRVAATALTSLANPFGAAFGQLITPLMVKKAGDVSNMVLYISIISTVCAVPAFAVPAKPPSPVGPAAETPKLSLRESFGVLSRSLEVWLVLVPFSIYVGFFNSISSLLNQIFSPYGFSDDEAGIGGAVLIVVGLIASAISSPIIDRTKSFLLTLKILVPIVGVSYLVFVWMPETRDIAGPYVVLAILGASSFSLVPIVLEFLIELSHPLSPEITSTLAWAGGQLFGAIFVIISDALVADKDANPPKNMKNALIFQAVVALAVMPLPLCLGLFGRKEKTMLRRVRSDEQNPSDTTVTTNA; this comes from the exons ATGAGTAGCGACGGTGTTGGTGGCCGGTTCTGGCGCAAGCAGAAGCTCGGCTCAAGGGACTTCACTCTTCAAGAGCGCAGAGCAACAGGTGAGGGTGAGGCAGATGTCGAGGCCGAGGAGGGTAGCATTCGCCAAGGAGTATCGACGGAGTATCGCACCTACAAACGGCGTTGGTTTGGTCTCGCCCAGCTTACGCTGATGAATATTATTGTGTCGTGGGAT TGGATGACCTTTGCACCAGTAGCATCACAGGCTGCCGAGTACTATGATGTACGCGAATCAACCATCAACTGGATTAGCACTGCATTCTTCCTTGCATTCGTGGCTGTATTTCCCATCAGCATTGCCATCCTCCATCGGGGTCCGAAGCTGGCCTTCATGACAGCCGCcgttctcattctcattggTAATTGGATTCGATACGCCGGTTCTACCAAGTCTAGTGGTGGAAGTATTGCCTATGCCATGGCCGGAGAGATTATCATTGGCTTTGCCCAGCCTTTTATTCTTGCAGCACCAACTCGATACTCGGATTTGTGGTTCACTAACCGTGGACGTGTCGCTGCAACAGCTCTGACAAGTCTGGCCAACCCGTTCGGTGCAGCATTCGGACAACTAATTACACCACTCATGGTTAAAAAGGCTGGCGATGTGTCAAACATGGTCCTctacatctccatcatc TCAACGGTCTGTGCCGTGCCTGCCTTCGCCGTTCCGGCCAAACCTCCCTCGCCAGTTGGTCCAGCAGCTGAGACCCCTAAACTCAGTCTCCGCGAATCCTTTGGGGTTTTGAGTCGTTCTCTCGAGGTCTGGCTGGTCCTTGTTCCCTTCTCTATATATGTCGGTTTCTTCAACTCGATCTCTTCACTTCTCAATCAGATCTTCTCGCCATATGGCTTTTCAGATGACGAAGCTGGTATCGGCGGTGCCGTGCTTATCGTTGTTGGTCTCATCGCCTCCGCTATCTCGTCACCCATTATCGATCGCACGAAGAGTTTCCTCTTAactctcaagatccttgtTCCCATCGTTGGCGTCAGTTACCTGGTCTTCGTCTGGATGCCTGAAACAAGGGATATTGCTGGTCCCTACGTAGTCCTCGCCATTCTGGGTGCCTCCTCCTTTTCGTTGGTTCCTATCGTACTCGAATTTCTTATCGAACTCAGTCACCCACTCAGCCCCGAAATCACTTCAACTTTGGCCTGGGCTGGTGGTCAGCTGTTCGGCGCtatcttcgtcatcattaGCGATGCGCTCGTGGCCGATAAGGACGCAAACCCTCCGAAGAACATGAAGAATGCCCTGATCTTCCAAGCAGTTGTGGCTCTTGCCGTAATGCCCCTGCCTTTGTGTCTGGGGCTTTTTGGTCGGAAAGAAAAGACGATGCTTCGACGTGTTCGCTCGGATGAACAAAACCCGTCGGACACGACTGTAACGACTAACGCGTGA
- a CDS encoding hypothetical protein (EggNog:ENOG41), whose translation MNTNDVNSFDAGRRPRPKSSILEGFMHRRQASTDTYSFQAPFDGPVSPIQPKIMAFENYSNPGALAELQYNQQESSGRFSRRQDRGRSQSPTKSSFGNFTIITAPGKEAKGSKSRDPSPTKPKRPKSTTNLAGLLKPKTLRNLGRFGSDDNVNSSKDKENRTPEEPAADPAPTPIYSQFASRPNIEPAQSTRRSMDEARAPSAQDLYNGSRVAVKERPKSYHPMLGRMEPPPSPTKARTSNDSRKGSKDSTEAKSKSGRGKVLSVFTTFNHSRSKSTSVVPEPTEAVLDPKDIDKHLEAMLDRRNIPENQRYKMRNLSDTIKMEFIRQDWAESQASRTERSCSTDSANSGLVMEAGAQNEEKQKRSRGKSFTLSRGRKESKEPSSPIKKSKGEGTLGRHFRSKSTDSVVSEGPPGSSGSVSNSGILSKIKLNQGPGDYVAYLRKVQKPELVEVGKVHKLRLLLRNETVAWIEDFIQQGGMKEIVGLLNRIMEVEWREEHEDALLHENLLCLKALSTTARAMQYLHTIQSDLFPKLLHMLFDPEKKGPSEFTTRNIITSVLFTYVESAAPAERVTRAQSILAHLRDPEPKEDQRPLPFVLEMRQERPYRVWGKEVVSVTKEVFWIFLHNVNVVSLPSDRPSTCDPAPGPYSYMLRHFPQERPPVPAAPYVGGVEWDATNYLASHLDLMNAILACTPTQEERNTLRAQFRISGWERCLGGSLRLCKEKFYGSVHDGLRTWVGAAAEDGWDVKDVRYGPPPDARASPKKTGGGQKKPVEAAPKLEMPKLDFGLDKASTPSKEKDMWL comes from the exons ATGAATACAAACGACGTAAACAGCTTCGACGCCGGTCGAAGACCAAGGCCCAAATCTTCCATCCTCGAGGGCTTCATGCATCGTCGTCAGGCTTCCACTGATACCTATTCATTCCAAGCCCCGTTTGATGGCCCTGTCTCTCCTATACAGCCCAAGATCATGGCTTTTGAGAACTACTCCAATCCGGGGGCACTGGCAGAGCTACAATACAACCAGCAAGAGTCCTCCGGACGCTTCTCAAGGCGACAAGACCGAGGCCGATCACAGTCCCCGACCAAGAGCAGCTTTGGCAACTTCACCATCATAACAGCACCCggcaaagaagccaaaggctCGAAATCTCGCGATCCCTCGCCCACCAAGCCGAAGCGACCAAAGTCAACAACTAACCTGGCTGGTCTGCTCAAGCCCAAGACGCTGCGAAACTTGGGCAGGTTCGGATCCGACGACAATGTCAATTcatccaaggacaaggaaaaCAGAACTCCCGAAGAACCTGCAGCGGACCCTGCACCGACACCCATTTATTCTCAGTTTGCCTCTCGACCGAACATCGAACCAGCCCAAAGCACACGCCGTAGTATGGACGAAGCACGGGCACCAAGTGCTCAGGATCTTTATAATGGCAGTCGAGTCGCCGTCAAGGAGCGACCAAAATCGTACCATCCCATGCTGGGAAGAATGGAACCACCCCCCTCACCAACCAAGGCACGCACTTCAAATGATTCCCGAAAGGGATCAAAAGACTCAACTGAGGCCAAGAGTAAGAGCGGTCGAGGTAAGGTCTTGAGCGTCTTCACTACATTCAACCATAGCCGATCCAAATCGACATCAGTTGTCCCTGAACCGACCGAGGCAGTACTTGACCCTAAGGATATTGACAAGCATCTTGAAGCCATGTTAGACCGACGAAACATTCCAGAGAATCAGAGGTACAAGATGAGGAACCTGAGCGACACCATCAAGATGGAGTTTATCCGCCAGGACTGGGCCGAATCACAAGCTTCTCGTACAGAGAGATCATGCTCAACAGACAGCGCCAACAGCGGCTTGGTCATGGAAGCCGGCGCGCAAAATGAGGAGAAACAGAAGCGATCACGAGGCAAGAGTTTTACCCTCTCACGAGGAAGAAAGGAATCAAAGGAGCCAAGCTCTCCCATCAAAAAGTCAAAGGGTGAAGGGACATTAGGTCGTCATTTCAGAAGCAAGTCCACCGACAGCGTAGTCAGCGAAGGGCCTCCTGGATCCAGCGGCTCCGTATCCAACTCTGGAATCCTCTCCAAGATTAAGCTCAACCAAGGCCCAGGCGATTATGTGGCCTATCTCAGAAAGGTTCAAAAACCAGAACTTGTCGAGGTCGGCAAAGTTCACAAGCTACGACTGCTTCTCAGGAACGAGACAGTGGCATGGATCGAGGACTTTATTCAGCAAGGCGGCATGAAGGAAATTGTAGGTCTGCTCAACCGCATCATGGAGGTTGAATGGAG GGAGGAGCATGAAGATGCACTGCTCCACGAGAATCTTCTCTGCCTAAAGGCGTTGTCGACGACAGCTCGCGCCATGCAATACCTTCACACGATCCAGAGCGATCTATTTCCCAAGCTCCTACATATGCTCTTCGACccagagaagaagggtcCCAGCGAGTTTACCACTCGTAACATCATAACATCTGTCTTGTTCACGTATGTTGAGTCTGCTGCACCAGCCGAACGGGTCACAAGAGCCCAGAGCATTCTCGCACACCTCAGAGACCCCGAGCCAAAGGAGGACCAGCGCCCATTGCCATTTGTCCTAGAGATGAGACAAGAAAGGCCATACCGCGTTTGGGGCAAGGAGGTTGTTAGCGTCACTAAGGAAGTGTTCTGGATCTTCCTTCACAACGTCAACGTTGTATCCCTTCCTTCGGACCGCCCCTCGACGTGTGACCCTGCCCCTGGTCCGTACAGTTACATGCTTCGACATTTCCCTCAAGAGCGACCCCCGGTCCCAGCAGCACCATATGTGGGCGGAGTCGAATGGGATGCGACCAACTACCTGGCTTCTCATCTCGATCTCATGAACGCCATCTTGGCCTGCACACCGACACAAGAGGAGCGCAACACTCTCCGCGCACAGTTCCGAATTTCGGGATGGGAGCGATGCCTTGGTGGTAGTCTACGACTCTGCAAAGAGAAGTTTTATGGAAGTGTGCATGACGGGCTTCGGACATGGGTCGGAGCGGCGGCCGAGGATGGTTGGGATGTCAAGGATGTGCGATACGGGCCGCCCCCTGACGCTCGGGCTTCACCAAAGAAAACTGGAGGTGGTCAGAAGAAACCGGTCGAGGCGGCGCCAAAGCTTGAGATGCCGAAGCTCGATTTTGGCTTGGATAAGGCATCCACTCCGAGtaaggagaaggatatgTGGCTGTGA
- a CDS encoding hypothetical protein (EggNog:ENOG41) — MTYHAEDLVKLQQYSACDISDALLKLKVPGAGFVADLNLYSSPEGDATSVTVAPVSTVLFASKGQDLLETQKNIPEGTHWADLTEPGSIVVLKQPDGQKNAVCGGIMAVRMKVCQAKGIVVAGRARDIAELKSTSLPIWARGLSTVGVGGGSVPWAIQVPLDVDGTLVSPGDLAFSDPINGVVVIPQNKVSEVLELLPKLTAADERVKEDVLKGATVFESFKLHRSNL, encoded by the exons ATGACTTACCACGCCGAAGACTTGGTAAAGCTGCAGCAGTATTCCGCTTGTGATATCTCAGACGCACTCCTCAAGTTAAAGGTTCCCGGCGCCGGCTTTGTTGCCGATCTGAACCTATACAGCTCTCCTGAAGGTGATGCAACATCGGTTACCGTTGCTCCAGTTTCAACAGTTCTCTTCGCCTCCAAGGGACAGGATCTCCTAGAAACACAAAAGAATATACCTGAGGGAACGCATTGGGCCGATCTGACGGAACCAGGAAGCATTGTGGTTCTCAAGCAGCCCGATGGTCAAAAGAATGCTGTTTGTGGTGGGATCATGGCAGTTCGCATGAAAGTGTGCCAAGCCAAGGGCATTGTTGTAGCTGGGCGAGCCAGAGATATAGCGGAACTAAAGAGTACTTCCTTACCG ATTTGGGCTCGAGGGTTGTCCACTGTTGGGGTCGGTGGAGGGAGCGTGCCCTGGGCGATCCAGGTACCTCTCGACGTTGATGGAACCCTCGTCTCTCCTGGCGACCTTGCATTTAGCGATCCAATCAACGGGGTGGTGGTCATTCCTCAGAACAAGGTTTCTGAGGTCCTCGAATTGCTGCCCAAGCTGACAGCGGCTGATGAAAGGGTCAAGGAAGATGTGCTCAAAGGTGCAACGGTTTTTGAGTCCTTCAAGCTTCATCGAAGCAATCTTTGA
- a CDS encoding hypothetical protein (EggNog:ENOG41) yields MANAGRYNMGSIRPAVIGLGRVFGASLTAVSAFPVDTKGHHDAGEEGGPSLWVLAVASMVLVLLGGAFAGLTIAQVPLPLGDARRMLTYPVLSGDPAESQSKNAKRVLKLLKRGKHWVLVTLLLSNVIVNESLPVVLDRTLGGGVAAVVGSTVLIVIFGEIVPQSICVRYGLPIGGYMSTPVLLLMYLTAPVSWPIAKLLDWILGEDHGTLYKKSGLKTLVTLHKSLGEISERLNQDEVTIITAVLDLKDKPVAEVMTPISDVYTLAEDHILDEKTMDDILSSGYSRIPIYRSGNHLDFVGMLLVKTLITYDPEDRIPVRDVPLGAIVETRPETSCLDIINFFQEGKSHMVLVSEFPGSDHGALGVVTLEDVIEELIGEEIVDESDVYVDVHKAIRRLTPAPRARRIHATAAAAAAMATKKAPGDSILVDVEEHAEEHPPNVETASFHSNYEGGFHNAAKTAIHMKRRTSDGGIEGTPVVVKASLDEMRSQLRLGPANRAANPRSNTRSLFKIKQGLGASHTPPNDDSRPAQPRAASHMGFTSTHGQSQARTLGHERTPLLAEDHEEAIDSDEDDHGRKTNGRH; encoded by the exons ATGGCGAACGCTGGACGATACAACATGGGCTCAATACGACCGGCTGTCATTGGTCTGGGCCGAGTCTTTGGTGCGAGCTTGACGGCTGTCTCTGCCTTTCCAGTTGACACTAAGGGCCACCATGACGCTGGCGAAGAGGGCGGTCCCAGCCTCTGGGTCCTCGCTGTTGCCTCAATGGTCctggttcttcttggtggtgcTTTTGCTGGATTGACAATTGCGCAAGTTCCCCTCCCTCTTGGCGATGCGCGACGCATGCTGACCTACCCA GTTTTATCGGGCGATCCCGCGGAATCACAGTCTAAGAATGCGAAACGTGTGTTGAAATTGTTAAAACGAGGAAAGCATTGGGTTCTGGTCACACTGCTGCTATCCAATGTCATTGTCAACGAGTCACTTCCCGTTGTATTGGACCGAACTCTTGGAGGAggtgttgctgctgtcgTTGGCAGTACTGTTCTCATCG TTATTTTTGGTGAAATTGTTCCCCAGTCCATCTGCGTTCGATATGGTCTTCCGATCGGCGGATACATGTCTACcccagttcttcttcttatgTACCTCACCGCTCCCGTTTCTTGGCCTATTGCAAAGCTTCTCGACTGGATTCTGGGTGAGGATCATGGTACCTTGTACAAGAAGAGCGGACTTAAGACGCTAGTCACCCTCCACAAGTCTCTGGGTGAGATTTCCGAGCGTTTGAACCAGGATGAGGTTACGATTATCACAGCTGTTTTGGACTTGAAGGACAAGCCTGTTGCTGAAGTCATGACGCCCATCTCCGATGTTTATACGCTTGCCGAAGACCACATCCTCGATGAAAAGACCATGGATGATATTCTATCCTCTGGGTACTCGCGAATTCCTATCTATCGTTCTGGAAATCACTTGGACTTTGTTGGCATGCTTTTGGTCAAGACACTCATCACCTACGATCCCGAAGATAGAATTCCCGTCCGCGATGTGCCTCTCGGGGCAATTGTTGAAACACGCCCTGAGACCAGCTGTCtggacatcatcaacttcttccAGGAGGGCAAATCGCACATGGTGCTGGTATCGGAATTTCCCGGCTCTGACCATGGTGCCCTAGGTGTTGTTACTCTTGAAGATGTGATTGAGGAATTAATTGGAGA GGAAATTGTTGACGAATCCGATGTCTACGTCGATGTACACAAGGCTATCCGACGTCTTACTCCCGCACCCCGAGCCCGCCGAATTCATGCAACTGCTGCGGCAGCCGCTGCAATGGCCACTAAGAAGGCCCCGGGCGACTCTATTTTggtcgatgttgaagaacaCGCTGAAGAACACCCTCCCAATGTTGAGACTGCTTCTTTCCACAGCAATTATGAAGGAGGCTTCCACAATGCTGCCAAGACTGCTATTCACATGAAGCGCCGGACCTCTGATGGGGGCATTGAAGGCACTCCAGTTGTTGTGAAGGCTAGTCTAGATGAAATGAGGTCTCAACTTCGTCTTGGACCTGCGAACCGAGCTGCGAACCCCCGCAGCAACACCCGCAGCCTCTTCAAAATCAAACAAGGTCTTGGGGCGAGCCATACGCCTCCCAATGATGACTCAAGACCCGCCCAGCCGCGCGCTGCATCCCACATGGGCTTCACAAGTACTCATGGACAATCGCAGGCGCGGACTCTGGGGCATGAACGGACACCATTATTAGCTGAGGATCACGAAGAAGCTATCGAcagtgatgaagatgaccaCGGTCGTAAAACAAATGGTCGGCATTAG
- a CDS encoding hypothetical protein (EggNog:ENOG41) gives MLRMGLVQSVTWPNFKMALPTALLNEKRNYNYPKEPLLGEVFTACVFGHYILAHELLPLLSRRSESETPGRLVWSSSLEAVDSVLDMSDFQCFNGKGPYESAKRVTDILSLTATLPAAVPSSSRFFTPDDPNEAHDKPIGPRMYLTHPGIVASTLFPVPWFLMWAYELALLISRWIGSPWHNTDSYTGAKSPVWIALQEQSALDELGAERVKWGSSSNRHMQVEVKKTEVEGWGWEGKVEDAAALEADTAVGVFKKTIGRKRGAKDVTKEDVVRFEELGAECWERMENMRYEWETILGVRKA, from the exons ATGCTGCGTATG GGGTTGGTGCAGTCTGTTACTTGGCCAAACTTCAAGATGGCCCTCCCTACTGCTCTGCTGAACGAAAAGCGCAACTACAATTAT CCTAAGGAACCTTTACTCGGCGAGGTGTTTACAGCGTGTGTTTTTGGTCATTATATATTGGCCCATGAACTTCTTCCACTACTTAGTCGGCGATCCGAATCCGAAACACCCGGCCGTCTGGTCTGGTCCAGCAGCCTTGAGGCCGTCGACAGTGTTCTCGATATGTCCGATTTCCAGTGCTTCAATGGTAAAGGCCCGTACGAATCCGCCAAGCGAGTCACCGACATCCTTTCCCTTACTGCAACTCTTCCAGCCGCCGTGCCATCTTCCAGCCGCTTCTTCACTCCCGACGACCCCAATGAGGCCCACGATAAACCCATTGGACCGCGCATGTATCTCACCCATCCGGGTATTGTTGCCAGCACCTTATTCCCAGTTCCCTGGTTTCTGATGTGGGCATATGAACTTGCTCTTCTGATCAGTCGCTGGATTGGTTCACCCTGGCACAACACAGACAGCTATACCGGTGCCAAATCCCCTGTTTGGATTGCGCTCCAAGAGCAATCTGCGCTTGATGAACTAGGTGCCGAGCGCGTCAAGTGGGGGAGCAGTTCCAACCGTCACATGCAGGTCGAAGTTAAGAAGACAGAAGTTGAAGGCTGGGGTTGGGAGGGCAAAGTCGAGGATGCGGCGGCGCTGGAAGCGGACAcggctgttggtgttttcaAGAAGACCATCGGGCGAAAGAGAGGCGCTAAAGACGTGACCAAGGAGGATGTCGTGCGATTCGAGGAACTGGGCGCCGAATGCTGGGAAAGGATGGAGAACATGCGATACGAGTGGGAGACCATTCTTGGGGTTAGAAAAGCATAG
- a CDS encoding hypothetical protein (EggNog:ENOG41) translates to MPVHHLMVGTWTPPGAIFTFAFDDEALTLKLVKRTEIPKDEPISWMTFSNFTHIALQHDRKAIYGAAMKKWSSFAVESPTSITHQVSHPMEHDPNASLATTNTRAIFLLAANKPPYAVYCNPFYDHAGYGAVFTTDSTTKALKENVQNYPYQPNTGIHGMVFDPEEEYLYSADLRANKIWTHRRVNKDNPSLELVGSVDCPDARDHPRWVAMHPTGNYLYALMEKGNRICEYLIDPATRLPVYTHKHYPLIPPGIPDRWTQYRADVCVLSSSGKYLFASSRANSFDLTGYVAAFKLSDTGAIERQICLNPTPTSGGHSNAVAPCPWTDEWVAITDDQEGWLEIYRWQDEHLARVARVRTPEPGFGMNAIWYD, encoded by the exons ATGCCTGTTCATCATCTCATGGTCGGTACCTGGACTCCTCCAGGTGCTATCTTCACTTTTGCCTTTGACGATGAAGCTCTTACACTTAAGCTTGTGAAAAGGACCGAGATCCCCAAGGATGAGCCCATTTCATGGATGACATTTAGT AATTTTACTCACATTGCCCTCCAGCATGATCGCAAAGCTATTTACGGTGCTGCTATGAAGAAGTGGTCCAGTTTCGCCGTCGAATCGCCAACTTCGATAACTCACCAAGTCTCTCACCCAATGGAGCACGATC CCAATGCTTCTCTTGCCACCACGAACACCCGtgccatcttccttctcgcAGCGAACAAGCCTCCTTATGCCGTCTACTGCAATCCTTTCTATGATCACGCTGGCTACGGCGCTGTCTTCACCACCGATTCCACTACAAAGGCTCTCAAGGAAAATGTTCAGAACTACCCTTACCAGCCTAACACGGGTATTCACGGAATGGTCTTTGATCCTGAGGAGGAGTACCTTTATTCTGCCGACCTCCGTGCTAACAAGATCTGGACCCATCGCCGTGTCAACAAAGACAACCCTTCTCTTGAGCTGGTCGGTTCTGTCGATTGTCCTGATGCTCGAGACCACCCCCGCTGGGTGGCCATGCATCCTACTGGAAACTACCTCTACGCTCTTATGGAGAAGGGCAACCGAATCTGCGAGTACCTCATCGATCCCGCAACTCGTCTGCCCGTTTACACTCATAAGCACTACCCTCTGATCCCTCCAGGTATCCCTGATAGGTGGACACAGTACCGTGCTGATGTCTGCGTGCTTTCGTCGTCGGGCAAGTATCTCTTTGCCTCGTCCCGTGCCAACTCCTTCGACCTGACAGGGTATGTGGCCGCCTTCAAGCTCTCGGATACCGGCGCCATTGAGCGCCAGATCTGCCTCAATCCTACACCTACGAGTGGTGGACATAGTAATGCGGTTGCACCTTGCCCTTGGACAGATGAGTGGGTAGCAATCACGGATGATCAAGAAGGTTGGCTGGAGATCTACCGCTGGCAAGATGAGCACCTCGCCCGTGTTGCAAGGGTCAGAACACCAGAACCTGGTTTCGGCATGAACGCCATCTGGTATGACTGA
- the QCR6 gene encoding ubiquinol--cytochrome-c reductase subunit 6, with amino-acid sequence MGIWDAFTDIVEAVTPWSVVEAEAPAEEPQEETESKNESKDEPEEEAEEEEEEDEDEDDEEELVDPKETLEEECKNSPQCAPAKHHFDECVERVQQQESEGGAKEDCVEECMSTSPDCVMGPEDPEHRTYYTIC; translated from the exons ATGGGTATCTGGGACGCTTTCACCGATATTGTCGAGGCTGTGACGCCATGGAGcgttgttgaggctgaggcccCTGCTGAGGAGCCCCAG GAGGAGACCGAGTCCAAGAACGAGTCCAAGGACGAGCccgaggaagaggctgaggaggaggaagaggaggacgaggacgaagatgacgaggaagagctcgTCGACCCCAAGGAGACACTTGAGGAAG AGTGCAAGAACTCTCCCCAATGTGCCCCCGCCAAGCACCACTTCGACGAGTGCGTCGAGCGCGTTCAACAGCAGGAGAGTGAGGGTGGCGCTAAGGAGGACTGTGTTGAAGAATGTATGTCTACCAGCCCAGACTGCGTCATGGGACCCGAGGACCCCGAACATCGCACTTACTACACCATATGCTAA